DNA from Gemmatimonadota bacterium:
CTCGAGGTTGGCGCTGCGGACCTTGCCGCCGAAGACGGGGCACTTCTCGAAGACGGCGTAGAGCATCCCGGGCAGCGTGGTGTCGATGCCGTAGAGCGGGCGGCCACGCACGATCGCGTCGTTGTCGACATCCGGGATGGGCGTCCCGATGATGCGGAACTGGCTCGGGTCCTTGAGGGGCACCGCCTCGGGGTCGGGTGCGCGCAGCGCGGCCGCCGCGGTCGCGAGCTCCCCATAGCGGGCGCTGCGGCCGCTGGCGCGGTGGTGCACCACACCGGCGTCCGTCTCCAGGTCCGCCACCGGTACGCCCCACGTGTCGGCTGCCGCCTCCAGCAGCATGGCGCGCGCGGCCGCGCCGGCGCGGCGCATCGGATACCAGTGCGTCGGCGTCGCTGTGCTGCCGCCGGCGAACTGGCCCGAGAACTTGTCCGTGTCCAGGTCTCCCTGGACCACGTGCACGTCGGCCCAGGCCACGTCCAGCTCCTCGGCGATGAGCATGGGCAGCATGGTCTTGATGCCCTGCCCGATCTCCGGGTTCTGCGCGACGAGGGTGATGGTGCCGTCCGGCGTGATGCGGATGTGCCCGTTGGGCATGAAGTCCGCCGAGGCCGCTGCCGCGTCGCCGGCGCCGAAGACGTCGAAGTAGCTGGAAAGCAGGAGACCGCCCCCGGCGACCGCGCTGACCTGCAGGAACTGACGCCGCTTCATCGTGGTGCTCATGCGCCCTCCCTGGCCCCGGAGCCACGCTCGGCGTTGTCGGTCATGGACTGTGCGGCGCGGTGGATGCCTTCGCGGATGCGGATATAGGTGCCGCACCGGCAGAGGTTGCGATCCATCGCCTGGTCGATGTCGTCATCCGACGGATTCGGATTGCGCTCGAGCAGCGCCGCGGCCGCCATGAGCTGGCCGGCCTGGCAGTAGCCGCACTGCGGCACGTCCAGCTCGCGCCAGACCCGCTGCAACGGATGGTTGCCATCGGGCGAGAGGCCCTCGATGGTCCTGACGTCGTCGCCCTCGACGGTCTCGACCCGCACCTGGCAGCTGCGGGTCGGGCGTCCGTTCAGGTGGACGGTGCAGGCCCCGCATTCCGAGACCCCGCACCCGAACTTGGTGCCTTTGAGGTCGAGGAGGTCCCGCAGGACCCAGAGCAGAGGCATGTCGGGCGGGGCGTCCACCGTGACGGAGGCCCCGTTGACCTTGAAGGTGACGGGCATGGGCGTGAGCTCCTGGATCGGCGCGGAGGGGGCACTTCAAGGGTACGGGCAGCCCCGAGCCCGGAGCAAGGATGGCGCCGCCGGGCGATCCCCGCGGGTGGCCCGCTCGGGGGGACCTACGACCCGCCGGCCGGCCGCTTTCGCCGGTGGCCCCGTGGAGCCGGAGCCCGGCGATGCGACGCGGGGGAGGGCGCCGTGGACGCGGGGGCCGCCCCGCCCGCGGCCACGGCCCCTGCGCGGGGAGCGGCCTACTTCAGGAGAGAGCGGATCTGCCGGACCGCATACTCCACCTTCATATCGACGACCCGCTTGCCCAGCTCGGCCGACGAGCGGCGGGCGTCGCCGGTGATGCCGTTGTTGAGGCGCGCCGATCCGGCGGCCGGGCGCTGCCCGCGGGGCAGCACCGGGTCGCCGATCGCGTCCTTGACCAGATCCAGCCGCACCCACCCCAGCGTGCCGCCCAGGTACATCATCGTGGAGGTGTCGGGGATGCCGGCGTGGGAGCTGGCGGGGTACCCGTTCTCTTCCATCCACGCGTCGAAGTCGGCTCCCGCCTTCGCGTAGACGTCGTCGCAATAGACGACGCGGATGCCCTGGCTGCGGTACTTCGCGTCCAGCCGCTCCGCCACGGCCGCCAGCTGCTGCTGACCGCCGCCGTGGTCGCCCATGAGCACGACCGCCTTGAAGCCCGTCTTGATGAGCTCCTCCGCGATCTGCTCGTTCATGGCTTCGAAGAGCTCGTTCGTCAGCCCGATCGTCCCGGGCAGCTCGGCGCTGGCCCGATTGGGCGAGAACGGCAGCACGGGCGCCACCAGCGCGTCCCCCAGCTCGAGCGCGATCCGCCGCGCGATCTCGCGACCCATCAGGGTGTGACCGCCATTCACGTTCTGCGGTCCCCTCTGTTCGGTCCCGCCATTGTAGACCAGCGCCGTGGTCTTGCCGCTCTCCAGCGCGGTCTTGACCTCCGGCCAGGTCATCATCTCGAACTCGACGTTGGGTGCGCGCGTGCCCGCCGCACCCGGGGAGACCTCCTGGGCAGCGAGCGACGCGGTGGAGAGCAGGGCGAAGAGGACGAGAGCGGGACCGGACGCGCGGACGGGCATGGAGCGACTCCTCGAGGTGTGGGCTGCGCAATCTCGGCCCTCCGCGGGGGCCGGCAAGATGAACCTCGTGTCAGGGTCGGTGCCGAGGGATCGGCCCGGCTCCGGCGGCTGCGCGCGGGGGCGTCGGGCAGCGGTGCGCGGCACGCGCCTCAGGGGATCTCCTCCCAGGCGAGGGACGCGATCTCCCCCAGTGCCTGCCCGGCGATGACGGCCGGATCGGGTTGGTCCGTGGCGAAGTTGTTCACGTAGATGGCGAAGGCGATCTCGCGTCCGCCCCGCGTGGTCAGGTAGCCCGCCAGACCCTTGCCCGTGATGAGAAGGCGACGGTTCAGCGGGTCGAAGATGCCATACGTGCCGGTCTTGGCCTGCACGTGGCCCGCGCCGGGCGCGTCCACCTGGATGTCCGCGAGCGTGCCGTCGCGCCCCAGGACGGGCAGGGCCGCCCGGAACCCGTCCGCCCATGGGCGGGAGGCCACCAGGCCCAGGAAGCGGGTCATGAACGCAGGCGAGAAGTGGGCCCGTGCGCCGGCGCCGTCCCCCTGGGCCGCCCCGTCCAGGTCCAGTCCGGCGCGCTCCAGCCAGTCGTGCTCCAGGTCGAACCCCGTGCGCGCCTGGTCACGGGCCTCGGGAAGCGAGGCCAGCAGCAGCGGGAAGTTGCTCGCATGCAGGTTCTGGCTGGTCTTGAGGACCACGACGGCTTCTTCGATCAGGGGCAACGAGACGTGTTCCGCGACGACCAGCGAGTCCACGTAGGCGTCTGCGAGCGCGGCGAAGTCCACGGTGCGCGAGGCGAGCCGGGGAAGCGCCGCGACGTCCACGTCCTCGAGCGCCTCGGCCAGGACGACCTCCCCGAAGCGACCCGGCTCCGGAACCACCCATCGCAGATTCTGCGCAGCCGACCCGACAGGCACGCTACCTGTGGCGACCAGCACGCGATGCGAACGGTCCGTGCTGTCCTCCCTCGCGTCGAAGCGCTGCGCCTGCCCGGAATCCGACGTCAGCACGTGCGCCCGCACGGTCAGATACGAGGTGCGCGGCGTCACCTCCACGCGGGCGGGCATACCCGCGGTTGCCGCGGGCGTCACCACGATGTCGATGACGTTGTCGTTGATCACCAGCGGCCCCATGGTCACGCCGGTGCCGCCGTCCCGCTCGCCCTCGGGAAAGAGGGAGGCGTCGACGATCACCTGTCCTGTGATCGCCCGGATCCCGTGACCCGCGACCTGCCGGGCGAGGTCGCGGAGGACGGTGAGCGGATCCGTGTCCAACGGTGGACCGCCGTACGAGTGGTCGTGATCGATGAACGCGTAGGTGCCGTCCGGACGTGCGCGCCCCGACAGGTTCGGGTCCCCGCTGGCCACCAGCACCAGGTCGCCGTCGAGGATGCCGTCGCGGACCGGACCCGTGCGGTAGACGCGCGTCGTGAAGCGATGGTCCGGGCCGAGCACCTCCAGGGCGGTGCCCATGGTCAGCAGCTTGGTCGTGGAGCCGGGGACCATCAGCCGGTCGTTGTTCACACCGAACACGACGCGCCGGTCCCGCAGGTCGTAGAACTCCAGCGCCCACGAGGCGTGACGGAACTCCGGCCGGTCCAGGACCGCCTGGATGCGCGCCGGAAGCGCCTGTGCCCCTGCGGTGGCGGGGAGCAGGAGCACGCTCAGCGCCAGCGCGACCGGGGTGGCGCATCGAACCCGACGCGCCCGAGGGGGGAGGACGAGGAAGGACACGGCGGAGTCTCCGGGCGAGTGCGCGGCGCGGGTTGCGGTGCAAGCATCCGGAGTGGGCGGCCCGCACGCAACCCGAGCCGTACGCGCTCGGCGGCGACCCTCGGGATCGGCGCCTCGGCCCCCTGGGGCGTTCTTGCCACCCCGAGATCGGCCCCGTATCATACCGAACAAAAACCGAAACTGGGCCGATCCGAGGATCCGGTCGGCCCCTCTGTCCAACGGAGGCCTACCGATGTCCGCGTCCGCAGCCCCTGGCGTCATCGTCACCCCCGCCGAGCTCCACGAGCACTGGCAGGGTCACCGCCGCCTCACCCGCCGGGTCATCGAGGCGTTCCCCGCAGATCAGATCAACACGTTCTCGTTGGGCGGGATGAGACCCTTCGGCGCCATGGTCAGGGAGCTGCTCAACATGGCCGAGCCTTCCTTGCAGGGCGCGCTCACGGACGAGTGGCGCAGCTTCACCGAGGGCGAGCTCGGCAAAGCGGAGTTGCTGGAACGTTGGGACGAATCGACGCGCCGGATCGACGAGCTCTTCCCGCAGCTTCCCGATGCCCGCTTCCGCGAGACGCGCAACGCCTTCGGGATGTGGGAGGGGACGGTCTGGAACCTCCTCTTCTACGTCATCGACAACGAAGTCCACCACCGGGCCCAGGGCTACGTGTATCTGCGTGCGCTGGACATCGACGTGCCTCCGTTCTGGGAGCGGCAGTAGCGAGGTCGGGGAGGCGTGGGCGTGCGGTATCCCAGCGACGAGGGCGACCGCGTGCTCACTCCTCCCGCAGCACCGTCATCGGATCGGTGCGGGCGGCGCGGCGCGCGGGGATCCACACCGCGAGCCCGGCCACGAGCAGGAGGAGCACGAGGCTCGCGCCGAAGACGGTCGGATCGGTGCCCCCCACGCCGTGCAGCTGTCCTTCGATGCCGGCGCTGAGGGCGAGCGCGCCCACGCAGCCCACCAGCAATCCGGTCGCGACCAGGATCATCCCGTCGCGCAGGAAGAGACGCGTCACCTGTTGTTCGCGTGCGCCCACGGCCATGCGGATGGCGACATCCCGCCGACGCTGGGCGGCCGCGAACGAAAGCACGGCATACAGGCCCAGCAGGGCCACCGCGATCGCGAACGCGGCGAAGACCCCCAGCAGGCCCGCCAGGAAGCGCGCCGGCCGCGAGGCGGCGTCCACGAGGTCGTGCAGCCAGCCCGTCTCTGACAGTGAGACGGTCGGGTCCAGGGTTCGCAGGGCGCGGCGCATCTCCGCCAACGGCGGAGGCGCGCCCGGGCGCATGCGCAGCGCCACGAGCCCCCACGTGCTCGTGTTCTGGCTGGATGGAAGGTGCAGCCCCACGCCCTCGGAGCCCCCCACGGAGGTGAGCAGGTCCTCGGAGACACCGACCACCCGCACCCAGGGCCCGGGCTCCTCGTCCGCATTGGCGGTCTGGCGGACGCGCAGCCGCTGCCCGATCGCGGACTGCCCGGGCCAGAGCCGCTCGGCGAGGGAGCGGCTCACCACCCCGACCGGCTCCGCGCCGTCCACATCGTCGGCACGGAAGCCGCGGCCGCTGCGCAGCGGCACGCCCAGCACGTCGAACCAGTGGCGGTCGTGGACGATGAGCTCGCCCATGACCGATCGGGACGCGGCGTCCGTCCCGGACTCGCTCTCGAAGAACCGGTCCACGAAGTCGGTCTGGAACGGCAGATGCGTCCCGACGGCGACGCCCTCCACGTCGGGCAACGCCGCGAGCGTGCTTCGCAGCCGCTCGAAGAACTGCACCCGGTCCTCGGACGTCGGGTAGCTCTCGGCGCGCAGCAGCACGCCCCCGTTGTAGAGCCGGTCGGGCGCGAAGCCCAGCTCGAGGTCGCGCAGGTGCTCCACCGCGCGCAGGGCCAGGCCGGCTGGCACCACCAGCGTGAGCGAGAGCGCCACCCCGCCCGCCACCAGGAGCTCCAGGGGCCGGCGGCGCGCTCGACCGCGAGTGCTGCCGCGACCGCCCTCGCCGAGCGCGGACGCGCCCTGCGCGCGCAGGGCGCCCAGCAACGGAGCCAGCCCGAAGAACACACCGGTGCCGAGCGTCAGGGTCACCAGCACGGCGACGGTGCGCGCATCGATCCGGAGCGCGTCGAGGCCGCCGGGCACGGCCTGGCCCAGGTGGGCTTCGAGGGCCGGGGCGCCCGCCCCCAGGAGCACATGGGTCAGCAGCAGCCCCAGCAGCGCCGCCGCGCCGGAGAGCGCGAGACCCTCGAAGACGAGCTGGCGCACCAGTCGACCGCGTCCGGCGCCGAGCGCGCGCCGGATCGTGAATTCCCGCTCGCGGACCGCCGCCCGCACGAGCAGCAGAGCCGCCGCGTCTCCGCAGACGATGAGCAGCGCCAGGAGCACGGTGGCCACCGCGACGCCGAGCACGGGACGCAGCGGCCGGGTGTAGCGGTCCTGCAGGAGCTCGACGTCCACCGCGAAGTCGTCGGGCACGGTCGCGAAGCGCGCCAGGCTCCGTTGCTCCAGCG
Protein-coding regions in this window:
- a CDS encoding (2Fe-2S)-binding protein; this encodes MPVTFKVNGASVTVDAPPDMPLLWVLRDLLDLKGTKFGCGVSECGACTVHLNGRPTRSCQVRVETVEGDDVRTIEGLSPDGNHPLQRVWRELDVPQCGYCQAGQLMAAAALLERNPNPSDDDIDQAMDRNLCRCGTYIRIREGIHRAAQSMTDNAERGSGAREGA
- a CDS encoding creatininase family protein, with the translated sequence MPVRASGPALVLFALLSTASLAAQEVSPGAAGTRAPNVEFEMMTWPEVKTALESGKTTALVYNGGTEQRGPQNVNGGHTLMGREIARRIALELGDALVAPVLPFSPNRASAELPGTIGLTNELFEAMNEQIAEELIKTGFKAVVLMGDHGGGQQQLAAVAERLDAKYRSQGIRVVYCDDVYAKAGADFDAWMEENGYPASSHAGIPDTSTMMYLGGTLGWVRLDLVKDAIGDPVLPRGQRPAAGSARLNNGITGDARRSSAELGKRVVDMKVEYAVRQIRSLLK
- the dacB gene encoding D-alanyl-D-alanine carboxypeptidase/D-alanyl-D-alanine-endopeptidase — its product is MSFLVLPPRARRVRCATPVALALSVLLLPATAGAQALPARIQAVLDRPEFRHASWALEFYDLRDRRVVFGVNNDRLMVPGSTTKLLTMGTALEVLGPDHRFTTRVYRTGPVRDGILDGDLVLVASGDPNLSGRARPDGTYAFIDHDHSYGGPPLDTDPLTVLRDLARQVAGHGIRAITGQVIVDASLFPEGERDGGTGVTMGPLVINDNVIDIVVTPAATAGMPARVEVTPRTSYLTVRAHVLTSDSGQAQRFDAREDSTDRSHRVLVATGSVPVGSAAQNLRWVVPEPGRFGEVVLAEALEDVDVAALPRLASRTVDFAALADAYVDSLVVAEHVSLPLIEEAVVVLKTSQNLHASNFPLLLASLPEARDQARTGFDLEHDWLERAGLDLDGAAQGDGAGARAHFSPAFMTRFLGLVASRPWADGFRAALPVLGRDGTLADIQVDAPGAGHVQAKTGTYGIFDPLNRRLLITGKGLAGYLTTRGGREIAFAIYVNNFATDQPDPAVIAGQALGEIASLAWEEIP
- a CDS encoding DinB family protein, whose protein sequence is MSASAAPGVIVTPAELHEHWQGHRRLTRRVIEAFPADQINTFSLGGMRPFGAMVRELLNMAEPSLQGALTDEWRSFTEGELGKAELLERWDESTRRIDELFPQLPDARFRETRNAFGMWEGTVWNLLFYVIDNEVHHRAQGYVYLRALDIDVPPFWERQ
- a CDS encoding ABC transporter permease, which translates into the protein MRLVRTLYRLALRLFPPGFRSEWSESMEEDARRLLEDARRNGRSRLRVSFRLAADLAQALPREWAYVRSRSRSMRGSTGTRAVLGGVRQDARAALRALVRRPRLTAGIVLLLGVGLAACAAVTAVVSAYVLRPLPFPAPDRLVLVSPLLPLNESEVGDLFEAPASWDLDVFTLLDGDAPELVRGAWISPAYPEAFGLRTAAGRLFLPEETQGGGRSVALISHRLWQERYGGDPGVVGRTLTAFTSDRPEDSETFTVVGVLAADVWHYNRYTDFLAPLRTDRTIYGGRLRPDVPPAAAAAALEQRSLARFATVPDDFAVDVELLQDRYTRPLRPVLGVAVATVLLALLIVCGDAAALLLVRAAVREREFTIRRALGAGRGRLVRQLVFEGLALSGAAALLGLLLTHVLLGAGAPALEAHLGQAVPGGLDALRIDARTVAVLVTLTLGTGVFFGLAPLLGALRAQGASALGEGGRGSTRGRARRRPLELLVAGGVALSLTLVVPAGLALRAVEHLRDLELGFAPDRLYNGGVLLRAESYPTSEDRVQFFERLRSTLAALPDVEGVAVGTHLPFQTDFVDRFFESESGTDAASRSVMGELIVHDRHWFDVLGVPLRSGRGFRADDVDGAEPVGVVSRSLAERLWPGQSAIGQRLRVRQTANADEEPGPWVRVVGVSEDLLTSVGGSEGVGLHLPSSQNTSTWGLVALRMRPGAPPPLAEMRRALRTLDPTVSLSETGWLHDLVDAASRPARFLAGLLGVFAAFAIAVALLGLYAVLSFAAAQRRRDVAIRMAVGAREQQVTRLFLRDGMILVATGLLVGCVGALALSAGIEGQLHGVGGTDPTVFGASLVLLLLVAGLAVWIPARRAARTDPMTVLREE